The Primulina eburnea isolate SZY01 chromosome 18, ASM2296580v1, whole genome shotgun sequence genome segment ACCACGTCGCCACGGTGGAGCACGCTCTCAGCGCAAAGGTGTCGCCCCGATGCCGCCGGCGACTCAAACAAGAGTATGTGTGCCAATGCAACATCCTTTACATGGACATAGGCTTGGATAGAGTTAGCATAAGTCTTTGCCGAGCCAGTTAAATACTTGAGAATGTGAAGAACACTAGCATTAATGGTAGGTTGCAACAGTGGCCCGAGGACTAATACTGGGTTGATCACTACGAGCTCCACGCCTAGCTCCTTGGCTGAATCCCATGCTGCTTGTTCAGCCACAGCTTTTCCATAGCAGTACCAATTCTGATTATGGCATTTAAactaacaaattaataaaagttgtaatctatattttgaatttaaacTTGATTTGGTCACACAAGTATGAACgaccaaaatattattttattcgatAGTTAACATAACAGAATTATATCATCGACTAAACCTTGGTATTTTTACAGAACTCGAGGTCACTCCAGCAAGATTCATCCACAACTTCATCAGGAGCTCTGTTGGGGTCCATGTACACAGCGCCGATTGACGAGGTTAACACCACCCGGCGGACCTTGGCCTCCGCCGCCGCGGTTATCACATTCTTGGTCCCAACCACCGCAGGCTCCACCATTTGTTCCTGAATCACATGTTAAGACATGCATAAAGTAATATAATATTAGATGTGGTTGTCTAGAAAATAACTTTTGCTAATATTTTACTGGAACGACAGTCGCACGCTAATCAGACATATTTCGTGCATGATTCTCAAAGACTCATTCGtcaaataaattgaaatataagATGAACAATTATTGAGTTGAAATGAAGCACTCAcgaaaagtaaaataaaatatgaaaaaaaaaaattaagaatattTTCGGAATATTGAAAaagattttacaaaaaaatgttTCTATCAAGCAAAAGAAAACTTACAGGCTCATCAGTGACGGGTGATGCAGTGTGGAAAACACCATTGCAGCCATTGATAGCTTCGCGTAAGCTCTCATAATCATCAAGATTCGCCTTGCACAGAATCAGTCTCTCATTTGCGCCTTCCATCTCTCTCAAATGTGCGTTCTTCGGATCATCTACAActcaacataaataaataaagttaataatatattttatatatcgtAATTCCATGCAAATTatggagaaaaaaaaaaggattttAATTATCTATTTTCACCTGGATTTCTGACAGTGCCTCTTACTGTATATCCCTTTTCAAGAAGCAGTTTCACAAGCCATGAAGCAATGAATCCACCGGCGCCGGTGACGCATACGATATCGCCGTGAGCTGTCCGCATGGCGCCGTGGGTTCGTAAAAGCAGGAAAGTGGTGCGTGGAGAAAGGGAGTGAGGATGGAGTTGGAGAAAGTGTGGGGAaatgatttatatttataaagaGGAAACAATACTTTAACCACTCACCAACCACGGTTTCAATGGAAAATGATTTAAATAATTTGCTTTTCCACTTTGGAGTTTCGGTAAATAATTAAGAATCTGTTTCAACAAAAGGATACCCAGGTTCATTTCACCCTATCTTGTGAGGCACTGCCCCCATGAGGTGATCAAAGGCCCAGatttacacacacatacatcCCATGAAATGATCAAATGCCTAAATTTAATCACCATGTAAAATCAATGGCTGAGATCCTGTgagggcactgcccccacatGTATCATCGACATTACCGGATACCCATATCTCAATTTCTTTCCCTTCTTTTTCAAGGGGCAACTTGACTTACCCTCGTCGGATTGTTAGTTGATGTTTGTAGTGGCGGAGCCAGAAATATGATTCAGTCCGGATTAAAAATTTAAACTCTaacatcttttaatattttaaattaatctacccggactaatatcaaatttatccaaaattatacaaaaatttacatataaatttttaaaaagaatttcgGACCACCCGGGCTAAAACCCCGATATCATAGGATGTGCTCCGCCTCTGGTTGTGGGTGATTAATTTTTCTATGTTACATTTGAAATGTTtaacaacatataatatgatCAAATTTTAGTCGTTGGATTCGTAGTGGGTTGATATTTGTGGTGTTTTTCTTCACTATTTGCATATAATAAGTTCACGCAAGTGACCAATTAATATTACAGAATCTTGTACAAAAGAAATACTCAGAACCCTTTATTGACGTGCTATAAATTTATCGTGTCTACGATCGTTTGGTTCATGAGATAcaatcataaaaatacaaaatatctcTTATTCGCGCTCGAATCCGCCACTTCTGCTTCTATTTTCCTCTACCCGTTCGATATAAAAGTGTCCTTTAAAATATCGATAAGCACGTGGAAAGCCAAAATTCCAATTTTATTCCACAGGACATTAGAGCATAAAAGTATatagagtagatctcttgtgtaagacggatcaaccctatcgatattcacaataaaaaataatactcttagcataaaaaataatatttttttattgatgacacaaataagagattcgtctcacaaaatacgatctttGAGACCGtcgcacacaagtttttgccaagttATATATAACGCAAAATATTTACTAGAATATTTCAATCATCCCTCgagattaaataaaattaagacATCCATTTAGTCGTAGAATCATGTGAGGACGCCATCTCGAAGAAGAATCCATTTATTTGTTGTACCtaacaatattaatattaataaaatcagTATATGATAAATTCTTCGCAATTTACTTGGAAATATGGGAACCCAGGCACATCAAATTTGACGTGTGGTCATACAATATTGTAAATAAATCCACAAAAAACTGCAGATTGCAACGGAGTCAAAAATTAATTCACGTATCAAAATCTCACCAACCATGGAAACTCTGTTTTGGGGGGTAAAAAGAAAATTTAGAAAATGACATTGAAGATATCAAAGTTGAGATTAGTGTTTGAATATTATATATGTCCTTGGTAAGATTTTCTCCAGCTCTTGGTGCTTTCGGAAATTGACAATCTCTCCAAAATATAACTTCAATTTGTTATAATTGTTGAGAAAATTTAATCTATTTGTTTTTATATGTTTAGGTTGTCCTAGTCTTTAGGAGTACCAGTGAGTTTGTTTTCATTTACCTAGTCAATAGGATTTTGTTTTGAACGTTAGTTTCAGTTATGTATTAGTCTATATATATAGGTTGTTTGTTTATCAATGAAGCAGCAATAAAGCATAATTATTCTCTGCTCCTTCAATTGGTTTTATTACGTCTCCTTCAGTTTCCTTTCTTGCatcagtggtatcagagcttggtCGATTTCCAAGGAAGAAAAAAATTGATGGCTTCCGAAAGTTTTGTACAGGCAGCCATTCCACGCTTTGATGGTCACTATGATCATTGGAGCATGCTCATGGAGAATTTCTTGAGGTCCAAAGAATATTGGACGGTTGTTGTTTCTGGAGTAGCAGAACCAGCAACAAACGTTGTGTTGACAGACGCACAAAAGGCAGAGCTTGAAGGGCAGAAACTGAAGGATCTTAAAGCAAAGAATTATCTCTTCCAAGCTATTGATCGCTCAATCTTGGAAACCATTCTTTGCAAAGACACGGCCAAACATATTTGGGATTCCATGAAGAAGAAGTACCAAGGTACAGCAAGAGCTAAGAGGCAGCAGCTTCAAGCACTTCGTTCGGAGTTCGAAATACTTCGAATGAAGTCGGGAGAATCAGTTACAGATTATTTTTCAAGAACGATGGCAATCGTTAACAAGATGCGGATCCATGGCGACAAGACAGAGGATGTTCTCATTGTAGAGAAGATTCTTCGATCCTTGACACCGAAATTTAATTTTGTTGTCTGTGCCATAGAAGAAGCAAATGATGTTGATATACTTTCAATTGACGAATTACAAAGTTCTTTGTTAGTTCATGAGCAAAAAATTAACCAGCAAGATAAAGAAGAACAAGCATTGAAAGCTCTATCAGAATATCACTCCACACCTAGTAAAGCTGATAGAGGACGAGGAAGAGGTAGAGGTCGAGGTAGAGGAGGAAGAAATAACAATGATCGTGGGAACCAACAACAAAATCATTATCATCAAGATAGTCAATTTCAAGGAAGAGGCAGAGGACGTGGAGGCCACCATCCAACAACTTACAGATCAAAGTCAATAGACAAGTCCAATGTTGAATGTTTCAGATGTCATAGGTATGGCCATTATAAATCAGAATGTCAAACTGATTTGAACAAACAAAGTGTAGGTCAAACTAACTTTGCAGAAAAGGAAGAAGAGGTGTCTCTTTTGATGGTATGTCATGTGAAGGAAGAAACTCAACAAAACATGTGGTATTTAGACACTGGTTGCAGCAACCACATGTGTGGAGAAAAGGAGGCATTTTCTGACTTGGATGAATCATTTCGCAGCTCTGTTAAGTTTGGTGACAACTCTAAAATTTCTGTTATGGGAAAAGGAAAGGTAACAATTCAAACCAAAGGGAATTCAACCCACACTATCGCCAATGTTCTTTTTGTGCCAGATTTAAAGACCAACTTGCTAAGTGTGGGTCAGTTACAAGAAAAAGGATACGAGATTTTTATCAAAGATGGAGTATGTCAAATTCAAGATGCAAAGTTGGGCTTAATTGCTCAAGTTAACATGACTGCAAATCGTATGTTCCCACTTTATCTCCACAATGCTACTCTTTCATGTTTTTCAGCAAAATTAGAAGATGAGGCATGGCTATGGCACTTTCGCTACGGGCATCTGAATTTTGGCGGATTGAAAACGCTACAACAAAAGAACATGGTGACAGGGCTTCCTCAAATTTCAACTTCGTCTCAAGTTTGTGAAGAATGTGTTGTTAGCAAACaacatcgtaatcaattcccaCAAGGAAAATCCTGGAGGGCAAAGAAGGCATTGGAGCTTGTTCATTCTGACATTTGCGGGCCAATAACACCACATTCTAATGGAGGTAAAAGATATTTAATCACCTTCATTGATGATTATAGTCGCAAGACATGGGTTTATTTTTTGCAAGACAAATCTGAAGCTTTTGTGGCTTTTAAAAGTTATAAAGCACTTGTTGAAAAAGAAGTTGGCaacccaataaaagtttttcgCACGGATCGTGGCGGGGAATATAACTCACATGAATTTGCAATTTTTTGTGAGAACCATGGAATAAAGAGACAACTCACAGCAGCTTATACACCACAACAAAATGGTGTATGCGAGAGGAAGAACCGCACTATTATGAATATGGTGCGAAGCCTTTTGGCAACAAGTGGCATTCAAAAAAACTTTTGGCCCGAAGCAGTAAATTGGAGCATCCATATATTAAACAGAAGTCCCACTCTTGCTGTTCAAAATATGACACCAGAGGAAGCATGGAGTGGAAGGAAACCTGCTGTAGATCATTTTCGGATTTTTGGATGTATTGCCTATGTCCATATTCCGGATGAAAAAAGGAGGAAACTAGATAATAAAGGAGAAAAATGCATTTTTCTTGGTGTTAGTGATACGTCAAAAGCTTATAAACTATACAATCCTAGCACCATGAAAATTGTCATCAGCCGTGATGTGATATTTGATGAAAAAGCCACTTGGTCATGGAGTCAAAATGACCTTAAAGAAAACATTCTAGCAGATTTTGATGATGAAGAGAAATGGCAGCAACCTATGGAGAATGAGCAAGAAGATGAAGTCACACAAAATGTTCCAGTAACTGATCAAAGCCCACTTGCAGCTGAATCACAAAGGCCTCAACGTGTTCGAAGAAGGCCAGCATGGATGACTAATTATGAGGTAACTGGATTTGATCAAGATGAAGATTCACTTACACACTTTGCTCTATTTTCAGATTGTGATCCTACAATCTTTGAAGTGGCTGTCAAAGAATCAAAATGGAGAAAGGCCATGGATGATGAAATTACAGCTATTGAAAGAAATGATACATGGGAGTTATGTGATCTTCCAAAAGGGCATAAGACAATTGGTGTAAAGTGGGTTTACAAGACAAAGTTAAAGGAGAATGGTGAAGTCAACAAGCACAAAGCACGTTTGGTAGCCAAAGGCTATAAGCAAGTGTTTGGTGTTGATTATAAAGAAGTCTTTGCTCCAGTTGCAAGGCATGATACAATTAGGCTAGTGATTGCTATGGCAGCTCAAAACTCATGGCCTATCTTCCAGTTGGACGTAAAATCAGCCTTCCTCCATGGAGATTTGAAAGAAGAGGTATTCATCGATCAACCTCCTGGTTATGTAAAACTTGGCAATGAGCATAAAgtgtataaattaaagaaagcTCTATATGGATTAAAACAAGCTCCAAGGGCTTGGTATAATCGTATAGAAACTTATTTTTTGAAAGAAGGATTTAAAAAATGTCCTTATGAACATACACTGTTCATAAAGATTGAAGATGGAAGAAAAATGCTCATTGCTTGCCTATATGTAGATGATTTAATCTACACTGGAAATAATACAACCATGTTTGGAAAGTTTAAGAAATCAATGATGGATGAATTTGAGATGTCTGATCTTGGTATGATGCATTACTTTCTTGGCATTGAAGTAGTACAGTCCTCTGTTGGAATTTTTATTTCTCAAAAGAAATATGTTCGAGAAATCTTGGACAAGTTTCAGATGAAGGATTGTAATCCTGTAAATACTCCATCTGAGTTTGGAGTAAAGCTAAAAAGGGAAAATGAAGGGAAAAAGGTTGATGACACTCTTTACAAACAAATAGTGGGGAGTTTGATGTATTTGACAGCAACAAGACCCGATATAATGCATGCTGTAAGTATGATTAGCAGGTACATGGCACGTCCTACAGAAATTCATCTCTCGGCTGCAAAAAGAATTTTCCGTTACTTGCAAGGTACTAAGGAGTTTGGGTTGTTCTACAAGAAGGGTGAAAAGGCAAATCTGTTTGGCTTCACAGATAGTGATTATGCAGGCGATTCAGATGATCGAAAAAGCACATCCGGTTATGTTTTCATGATGGGGACAGGAGCTGTTTCATGGTCATCAAAGAAGCAACCTATTGTCACATTATCATCCACTGAAGCTGAATTTGTTGCTGCAACAGCTTGTGCTTGTCAAGCTATTTGGCTAAAGAAAATTCTTAAAGAGCTGCATTTCAAAGAAGATGGACCAACTCAGATTTATTGTGACAACAGTTCAGCAATAAAGCTTTCAAAAAATCCAGTTTTACATGGTCGAAGCAAGCATATAGATGTGAAGTATCATTTTTTGAGGGATCTCACAAATGATGAAGTCATTAGCCTTGTTTACTGTAGAAGTGAAGACCAGATTGCAGATATTCTAACCAAGCCTCTCAAATTTCCTTCATTTCAGAAGCTCAGAAATTTACTTGGTGTTTGTGCTTCAATTGTTTCCACTTGAGGAATGGAGCTTCAAATTTCAACTCTTATTAAACTGCATGTGTAGGAACATCAGTTTAAGGGAGGGAATGTTGAGAAAATTTAATCTATTTGTTTTTATATGTTTAGGTTGTCCTAGTCTTTAGGAGTACCAGTGAGTTTGTTTTCATTTACCTAGTCAATAGGATTTTGTTTTGAACGTTAGTTTCAGTTATGTATTAGTCTATATATATAGGTTGTTTGTTTATCAATGAAGCAGCAATAAAGCATAATTATTCTCTGCTCCTTCAATTGGTTTTATTACGTCTCCTTCAGTTTCCTTTCTTGCATCAATAATATCACTTTAAATCACAAGTTCTATAACCAAAAAATTATATGAACTTCATTTTTTACGAAGCAAAAGAATGAATGCAGACAAAGATGATTGCAAAATGtgttcaaatttgattttaaatgtttgatCTTCTACTTAATGTTGTTATCTGCATATACACGTCTTTTCGGtccaaaatttttgaaaaaaacatCAAAAAACACAATTTGGATGAGAAACTCGAAAAAACCAATCACTTGTCCATGAAACAGTGCTACAGGTGCCCAAACGCTGCATGGATATTTTAGGCAGAATGTTGTGCGCTAGGGCGGCCTTCAGCATAGCACATGCTGCCAGGGCGCAATAATTTGCTTAATTTCCATTCATTAAGCTCAAATTTCCAAAAAAATACTACTTTTCTTAGGCAAAGCCCTACTGATGAGCCAACGGATGTACAGTTAGGACAAAACCCAACTGCTAGACCCACATGCTTGTCCAAACATGGGCATTGGATACGTACTTAAAAGGCAAATCCATATTCCCAGTGCTTGGTTTTTGTTTCATAGAAAACTCTACATTTTTCCCGAAGACTATACAATCCGCTATGCAGTTTAAAAGTTTCTTTATAAAAGGCAAATATATCATGAGCATCGATAAACAACATTGAACCGCAATAACCTCATATCGTATTTGTCAAAGTTAAAGCAAAAGCACTggggaaaaaataaaattgcgTGTTGACCAACAGCCAATCAAAATTTTTCCAGGGAAGATATTGGAAACAGATATGAGATTCTTCTATGTCAAATACCCCAACTCATGTTAGGAAATTTATCCTCGCCGATGATCATTTAGTGAGACTTGACATACTCCTGAACAATGTGGAGGCCTTCACTTTCCTCGCCAAAATCCTATGAGAAGAAATTTAAAATCAGAACCTGATGTATTGAGAACCCATACGAAAAACCATAGGTTTGGATATGGTTTGCATTTACTACCTTCACAACAACACAAGAGGCCCCGACAACTTTCCTCGCCTTTCCTTCTGAATCAATCTTGCACAACTGTAAAAGTTACCATCAACACTGGAATCAAGTACTATCACATGTGCTCCATGAGAAAGAAAGGACAAGTGGCTCGGGATCATCCGTCATCACCATTGTCACAGAGAACCAAtcaaaataaagtataaaaatGAAGCAAATTACACTTACACCAGCCCATTCACCAAGAGACTTAGCACTTGGAACAGTTATCAGGTTGACGTTATGGTCGGCGCACAATGCCTTCACCAACTTGATGTAGTCTGGTTGGTTGCAGTCTTCAGCCAATACACAAAGCTGGGCAGCATGCTTCTCAATTGCCTTGGCACCTTCATGAAGGCCGCAAGTAAGACCCCCATGAGCCAACGACTTTCTAAGCACGAGTTGCAACGCTGTCATGACGTCCATAGGCTCACCGAGAACCGGTGCAGGTGTCTCCACAACAGCAGCCTCTTCTCTGTAAAATAAACAATAATATCAATAGAAAGTTCAGATTACATGCATCCCATACTGCCATAGAATTGTAAGTAAAGATGCACTTCCTAAGAAAACAAGATTACTTCCGGACACCAAACTGAAACAAAATTTCTTTAACCATCCATTCCGGCAATCACACTCCAAGCAGTTGACCATATGCACAAACATTCTATTAATCACCTCATTCTACgtcatttaaaaattatatgaaTGGTGACATAACATATGTCAAAACTCTAACTTGAAGTAGCAACTGGATCAACCTTCATAAATTAGGGGGGCAAGGTGGATCAAGATGAATCTTTGGGGCAAGTGAGAATAAGTATCACTTATTTTATAAACTAGGGTGAAGAGATCGCAAGGCCCTTTAAATTCTTTTTCACCAATAACACATATTAAGACTAATGATTGAGGTAAGTGAGAATAAGTATCACCTATTTTATAAACGATGTAAAGAGATTGTAAGGTCCTTTAAGGTCTTTAACACCAATAAAACATATAAAAGCTAAACCTTGTTAATTCTCCATCACACCCAGTTAAACCAactgaaaagaaaagaagaaataataaataaaatcaaaattgcTCAGCCTAATTTACGATTATAAACGAATTTTTTCCCATAATGACATCCTCTCAAGAACAATTATGTATCCAAGAACGGAAATTCCTACAAAGATAAaagattgatttcaaatttcaaatttaaacaCAGCATATACGTACCCAGACATTTTATCTTCCTGATCCTCGAGTGCTCCGTTCCACACCTGCAATAAAACAAACATGGCAGAAAAGAAATCAACTTCCTACCGAAAAAACACAAAAACCGAGAGAAAAATACGAACATGGCAGAAAAGAAATCAACTTTCCACCGAAAAATCACAAAAAAACGAGCGAAAAACATTCAATCCAACGGCACCGTACATATATTCAGCGAGAATACTCACCTGGGACAGAAGGCTTAGAGATCTCCAACAAGAGAATCGGAGTCGAGTGAACAAAAATGAGGAATGCAGAAAACGCATATTTTCGCTTATAAATACGATGAAAATCGAAGCCCTAGCACCGATGTATGGAATGATGCTACAGACCCATCCGGCCCAAATACTATTTGGGTGTTCAAACGAATGGCCCAGCCCAAACATAACCGAAGTTTTCTCAGCCCAGTTCACGTAGCAATAACAATCAGGCCTCGCCCAATCTTTATTCTTTTtctttgctttttttttttaaaagaacaaaattttattCTTTTACCAAAACAAAATAGTAATATTTTTCgattattttattgttaaaagCAAAGAAACATCAAGGCTTAAGCCGATTcaatttggtaaaaaaaaaataaaattagattCAATAATTTTTGGGATTAGCAACAAAATAAAAGAGAGTTTCAAATATGAAATTGATCAGACATTTTTCAAATGACTTTACAAAGAACAAACAAATGTTAAGAattgaaaatttcgaattttaaatttatgatcAAACAAATGTCGTTTTATTAAATATTCCGAACATGAAAATAGTATGATTCCTTATTTCCTTATTTTTGATTGAGtaagtaggtcttttgtgagaccgtttcacgtatttttatatgtgagacaggtcaatcctattgatattcacaataaaaaataatattcttagcataaaaaataataatttttcagggatgaccaaaataagagatctgtctcacaaaatacgacatgtaaGTTCGTCTCATGCAATTTTTTGTCTATATAAATAAGcaagcatttttttaaaaaaaaaattccctcTCAAAAAGGCAAAACAATAAACGGAACTTTCCTCCTCCAATTCCCTCAACAGTCAACCCCAAAACCCAAAACCTTCTTCCGTATCAGATGAACAGGTAGAAATCCTGgatatatacaaaatatagaaTTCGATAAATCTTGATGCATTTTTCAGAGATGCAATCTTGTTGATCGAAATGTAAGTTTCTTGTCGTTTTCCAAAaggatttttaaatttttgctGTATCTAATCTGGGTTTGCGGTTTTTGTGTTTGTTCATCAGGTTTTATATGAATTCTGGGCTTGTTTCGCATTTCTTGGGGTTTTCTGTAGATTTATATTAAACTGGTGCCTTCATCAAATTGATTTCACGGGTATACAAAAACGTTCAAAATCTTGGACGACTTGAAGTACAAAAAGTAACGAAACTGAAAGGGATTTTCACGGGAATAGCTCTGGAATTTAAATCTTGGAGATGTCGCTTTTGCCCGAAAGCGTCTGCATTCAAATCAGGAACGTTTGGGAGGACAATTTGGAGGAAGAATTCACGTTTATTCGAAATATCATCGATGATTACCCCTACGTTGCAATGGATACAGAGTTCCCGGGCATTATCTGCCAACCCACAAAAGAGTTCAGTGACCCCCGTGATTACCAGTACGCAAAATTGAAACTTAATGTTGATCTTTTGAAGCTGATTCAATTAGGTCTCACTTTATCCGACGCCAAGGGAAATTTACCCCACTGCGACACTGATAAGTTCTGTGTCTGGCAGTTCAACTTTCGAGAATTCAATCCGGAACATGATAAGTTTGTTATCGAATCACTGGCGTTGCTTCAAAATAGCGGCATTCGGTTTAGAAAAAATAACGAAAAGGGTATCAGCGCCAGGCGATTCGGGGAGCTCTTGATGTCGTCTGGGGTTGTTTTGAATGACAGCGTCTGCTGGGTTACATTCCACAGTGGATACGATTTCGGGTACTTGCTCAAGCTGTTAACTTGCCGGGATTTGCCTGATACACAGGCTGGATTCTTCGAATTGATCCGTATATTTTGTCCGGTGCTGTACGATGTCAAACATTTGATGAAGTTTTGTGGTATGCACGGTGGATTAAACAAGCTGGCCAGGTTCTTGGGGGTGCAGAGGGTCGGGATTAGTCACCAGGCCGGATCGGATAGCTTGGTTACGGCTCGTGCATTCAAGAATTTGAAGGATAA includes the following:
- the LOC140820049 gene encoding probable CCR4-associated factor 1 homolog 7, with the translated sequence MSLLPESVCIQIRNVWEDNLEEEFTFIRNIIDDYPYVAMDTEFPGIICQPTKEFSDPRDYQYAKLKLNVDLLKLIQLGLTLSDAKGNLPHCDTDKFCVWQFNFREFNPEHDKFVIESLALLQNSGIRFRKNNEKGISARRFGELLMSSGVVLNDSVCWVTFHSGYDFGYLLKLLTCRDLPDTQAGFFELIRIFCPVLYDVKHLMKFCGMHGGLNKLARFLGVQRVGISHQAGSDSLVTARAFKNLKDNNFGGKVDRYAGVLYGLGVDN
- the LOC140820171 gene encoding small ribosomal subunit protein eS12-like, which produces MRFLHSSFLFTRLRFSCWRSLSLLSQVWNGALEDQEDKMSGEEAAVVETPAPVLGEPMDVMTALQLVLRKSLAHGGLTCGLHEGAKAIEKHAAQLCVLAEDCNQPDYIKLVKALCADHNVNLITVPSAKSLGEWAGLCKIDSEGKARKVVGASCVVVKDFGEESEGLHIVQEYVKSH
- the LOC140820238 gene encoding cinnamoyl-CoA reductase 1-like, giving the protein MRTAHGDIVCVTGAGGFIASWLVKLLLEKGYTVRGTVRNPDDPKNAHLREMEGANERLILCKANLDDYESLREAINGCNGVFHTASPVTDEPEQMVEPAVVGTKNVITAAAEAKVRRVVLTSSIGAVYMDPNRAPDEVVDESCWSDLEFCKNTKNWYCYGKAVAEQAAWDSAKELGVELVVINPVLVLGPLLQPTINASVLHILKYLTGSAKTYANSIQAYVHVKDVALAHILLFESPAASGRHLCAESVLHRGDVVDILVKFFPEYPIPTKCSDEKNPRKKPYKFSNQKLKNLGLEFTSVKQSLYDTVKSLQEKGHLPIPAQTDEPIIIQA